In a genomic window of Mycolicibacter heraklionensis:
- the rplJ gene encoding 50S ribosomal protein L10, with product MARADKTAAVADIVEQFNDSTATVITEYRGLTVANLAELRRSLSGSATYTVAKNTLVKLAAAEAGVEGLDELFAGPTAIAFVQGEPVDAAKAIKKFAKDHKALVIKGGYMDGRALTVAEVERIADLESREVLLAKMAGAMKANLSKAAGLFAAPASQMARLAAALQEKKPAEAAPAAAAPAEAPAEAEAPAETEAPAETAEAPAEAAE from the coding sequence ATGGCGCGGGCTGACAAGACCGCCGCCGTCGCGGACATCGTCGAGCAGTTCAACGACTCGACCGCCACCGTGATCACCGAGTACCGCGGTCTGACGGTTGCGAACCTGGCGGAGCTGCGGCGTTCGCTCAGCGGCTCGGCCACCTACACGGTGGCGAAGAACACGCTGGTCAAGCTGGCTGCGGCCGAGGCCGGAGTCGAGGGGCTCGACGAGCTCTTCGCGGGCCCGACGGCCATCGCGTTCGTCCAGGGCGAGCCGGTCGACGCCGCCAAGGCCATCAAGAAGTTCGCCAAGGACCACAAGGCGCTGGTCATCAAGGGCGGCTACATGGACGGTCGCGCGCTGACCGTCGCCGAGGTGGAGCGCATCGCCGACCTGGAGTCGCGCGAGGTGCTGCTGGCCAAGATGGCTGGCGCCATGAAGGCCAACCTGTCCAAGGCCGCCGGCCTGTTCGCCGCCCCGGCTTCGCAGATGGCCCGCCTGGCAGCCGCACTGCAGGAGAAGAAGCCCGCCGAGGCAGCACCTGCTGCCGCGGCCCCGGCCGAGGCTCCCGCGGAGGCCGAGGCTCCGGCCGAGACCGAAGCTCCGGCCGAGACCGCCGAGGCTCCGGCCGAAGCCGCCGAATAA
- the rplL gene encoding 50S ribosomal protein L7/L12, translating into MAKISTEELLDVFKEMTLLELSEFVKQFEETFDVTAAAPVAVAAAAGAAPAAAEAGEEQSEFDVILESAGEKKIGVIKVVREVVSGLGLKEAKDLVDSAPKPLLEKVAKEAAEDAKAKLEAAGATVTVK; encoded by the coding sequence ATGGCCAAAATTTCCACCGAAGAGCTGCTCGACGTCTTCAAAGAGATGACCCTGCTCGAGCTGTCTGAGTTCGTGAAGCAGTTCGAGGAGACCTTCGACGTCACCGCTGCGGCTCCGGTCGCCGTGGCCGCCGCCGCGGGTGCTGCCCCCGCCGCCGCTGAGGCCGGCGAGGAGCAGAGCGAGTTCGACGTCATCCTGGAGTCGGCTGGCGAGAAGAAGATCGGCGTCATCAAGGTGGTCCGCGAGGTCGTGTCCGGCCTGGGCCTCAAGGAAGCCAAGGACCTGGTCGACAGCGCTCCCAAGCCGCTGTTGGAGAAGGTCGCCAAGGAGGCTGCCGAGGACGCCAAGGCCAAGCTCGAGGCGGCTGGCGCCACCGTCACCGTCAAGTAG
- a CDS encoding DNA-directed RNA polymerase subunit beta, whose protein sequence is MLEGRILAVSRQSKKNASGTTTQNSPNSSVPGAPNRVSFAKLREPLEVPGLLDVQTDSFQWLIGASEWREKMAQQTGAAPKGGLEEVLEELSPIEDFSGSMSLSFSDPRFDEVKAPVEECRDKDMTYAAPLFVTAEFINNNTGEIKSQTVFMGDFPMMTEKGTFIINGTERVVVSQLVRSPGVYFDANIDKSTEKTLHSVKVIPGRGAWLEFDVDKRDLVGVRIDRKRRQPVTVLLKALGWTSEQIRERFGFSEIMMSTLEKDNAANSDEALLDIYRKLRPGEPPTKESAQTLLENLFFKEKRYDLARVGRYKINKKLGLTANPGESQPTTLTEEDIVATIEYLVRLHQAAQEGVSATMTVPGGVEVPVEVDDIDHFGNRRLRTVGELIQNQIRVGLSRMERVVRERMTTQDVEAITPQTLINIRPVVAAIKEFFGTSQLSQFMDQNNPLSGLTHKRRLSALGPGGLSRERAGLEVRDVHPSHYGRMCPIETPEGPNIGLIGSLSVYARVNPFGFIETPYRKVVDGVVTDEIHYLTADEEDRHVVAQANSPLEDDGRFAEDRVLVRRKGGEVEYVSSAEVDYMDVSPRQMVSVATAMIPFLEHDDANRALMGANMQRQAVPLVRSEAPLVGTGMELRAAIDAGDVIVADKTGVIEEVSADYVTVMADDGTRQTYRMRKFNRSNHGTCANQRPIVDAGQRVEAGQVIADGPCTDNGEMALGKNLLVAIMPWEGHNYEDAIILSNRLVEEDTLTSIHIEEHEIDARDTKLGAEEITRDIPNVSDEVLADLDERGIVRIGAEVRDGDILVGKVTPKGETELTPEERLLRAIFGEKAREVRDTSLKVPHGESGKVIGIRVFSREDDDELPAGVNELVRVYVAQKRKISDGDKLAGRHGNKGVIGKILPAEDMPFLPDGTPVDIILNTHGVPRRMNIGQILETHLGWIAKTGWNIDVAAGVPDWADKLPEELYSAGPDTRTATPVFDGAQEAELQGLLSSTLANRDGEVMVNGDGKAMLFDGRSGEPFPYPVTVGYMYIMKLHHLVDDKIHARSTGPYSMITQQPLGGKAQFGGQRFGEMECWAMQAYGAAYTLQELLTIKSDDTVGRVKVYEAIVKGENIPEPGIPESFKVLLKELQSLCLNVEVLAKDGAAIELREGEDEDLERAAANLGINLSRNESASVEDLA, encoded by the coding sequence GTGCTGGAAGGACGCATCTTGGCAGTCTCCCGCCAGAGCAAGAAGAACGCTTCAGGTACTACCACCCAGAATTCTCCCAATAGTTCCGTGCCCGGGGCCCCGAACCGGGTCTCCTTCGCCAAGCTGCGCGAACCCCTCGAGGTTCCGGGTCTGCTCGACGTGCAGACCGACTCGTTCCAGTGGCTGATCGGGGCGTCGGAGTGGCGCGAGAAGATGGCCCAGCAGACCGGTGCCGCGCCCAAGGGTGGCCTCGAAGAGGTTCTCGAAGAGCTGTCCCCGATTGAGGACTTCTCCGGCTCGATGTCTCTGTCGTTCTCCGACCCGCGGTTCGACGAGGTCAAGGCCCCCGTCGAGGAATGCCGCGACAAGGACATGACGTATGCGGCCCCGCTGTTCGTCACCGCGGAGTTCATCAACAACAACACCGGCGAGATCAAGAGCCAGACGGTGTTCATGGGTGACTTCCCGATGATGACCGAGAAGGGCACCTTCATCATCAACGGCACCGAGCGTGTCGTCGTCTCCCAGCTGGTGCGTTCGCCGGGCGTGTACTTCGACGCCAACATCGACAAGTCCACCGAGAAGACGCTGCACTCGGTGAAGGTGATCCCGGGCCGCGGCGCCTGGCTGGAGTTCGACGTCGACAAGCGCGACCTGGTCGGCGTTCGTATCGACCGCAAGCGCCGCCAGCCGGTCACCGTGCTGCTCAAGGCGCTGGGCTGGACTTCTGAGCAGATCCGCGAGCGCTTCGGCTTCTCCGAGATCATGATGTCGACGCTGGAGAAGGACAACGCCGCCAACTCCGACGAGGCGCTGCTGGACATCTACCGCAAGCTGCGTCCGGGCGAGCCCCCCACCAAGGAGTCCGCGCAGACTCTGCTGGAGAACCTGTTCTTCAAGGAGAAGCGCTACGACCTGGCGCGGGTGGGTCGCTACAAGATCAACAAGAAGCTGGGCCTGACCGCCAACCCGGGCGAGTCGCAGCCGACCACGCTGACCGAAGAGGACATCGTGGCCACCATCGAGTACCTGGTGCGCCTGCACCAGGCCGCTCAGGAAGGCGTGTCCGCCACCATGACGGTGCCGGGTGGCGTGGAGGTTCCCGTCGAGGTCGACGACATCGACCACTTCGGCAACCGGCGGCTGCGCACCGTGGGTGAGCTGATCCAGAACCAGATCCGGGTCGGGCTGTCCCGGATGGAGCGCGTGGTCCGCGAGCGGATGACCACCCAGGACGTCGAGGCCATCACGCCGCAGACCCTGATCAACATCCGCCCGGTGGTCGCCGCGATCAAGGAGTTCTTCGGCACCAGCCAGCTCTCCCAGTTCATGGACCAGAACAACCCGCTGTCGGGTCTGACCCACAAGCGCCGCCTGTCGGCGCTGGGGCCGGGTGGTCTGTCGCGTGAGCGGGCGGGCCTGGAAGTTCGTGACGTGCACCCGTCCCACTACGGCCGGATGTGTCCGATCGAGACCCCGGAAGGCCCGAACATCGGTCTGATCGGATCGCTGTCGGTGTACGCGCGGGTCAACCCGTTCGGCTTTATCGAGACCCCGTACCGCAAGGTTGTGGACGGCGTCGTCACCGACGAGATCCACTACCTGACCGCCGACGAGGAGGACCGCCACGTTGTGGCGCAGGCCAACTCGCCGCTGGAGGACGACGGCCGCTTCGCCGAGGACCGTGTTCTGGTCCGCCGTAAGGGCGGCGAGGTCGAGTACGTGTCGTCGGCCGAGGTCGACTACATGGACGTCTCGCCGCGCCAGATGGTGTCGGTGGCCACGGCCATGATCCCGTTCCTCGAGCACGACGACGCCAACCGTGCCCTGATGGGTGCCAACATGCAGCGCCAGGCGGTTCCGCTGGTGCGCAGCGAGGCCCCGCTGGTGGGCACCGGCATGGAGCTGCGGGCCGCGATCGACGCCGGCGACGTGATCGTCGCCGACAAGACCGGTGTCATCGAGGAGGTGTCCGCCGACTACGTCACGGTGATGGCCGATGACGGCACCCGGCAGACCTACCGGATGCGCAAGTTCAACCGGTCCAACCACGGCACCTGCGCCAACCAGCGTCCGATCGTCGACGCCGGCCAGCGTGTCGAGGCCGGCCAGGTGATTGCGGACGGTCCCTGCACCGACAACGGCGAGATGGCCCTGGGCAAGAACCTGCTCGTGGCGATCATGCCGTGGGAGGGGCACAACTACGAGGACGCGATCATCCTGTCCAACAGGCTGGTCGAGGAGGACACGCTGACCTCGATCCACATCGAGGAGCACGAGATCGACGCCCGCGACACCAAGCTGGGCGCCGAGGAGATCACCCGGGACATCCCGAACGTCTCCGACGAGGTGCTGGCTGACCTCGACGAGCGCGGCATCGTCCGCATCGGCGCCGAGGTCCGCGACGGCGACATCCTGGTCGGCAAGGTCACCCCCAAGGGTGAGACCGAGCTGACGCCCGAGGAGCGGCTGCTGCGTGCGATCTTCGGCGAGAAGGCCCGCGAGGTCCGCGACACCTCGCTGAAGGTGCCGCACGGCGAGTCCGGCAAGGTCATCGGAATCCGGGTGTTCTCCCGCGAGGACGACGACGAGCTGCCCGCCGGGGTCAACGAGCTGGTGCGTGTTTACGTCGCGCAGAAGCGCAAGATCTCCGACGGTGACAAGCTGGCCGGTCGCCACGGCAACAAGGGCGTCATCGGCAAGATCCTGCCGGCCGAGGACATGCCGTTCCTGCCGGACGGCACCCCGGTCGACATCATCTTGAACACCCACGGTGTGCCGCGACGGATGAACATCGGTCAGATCCTGGAGACCCACCTGGGCTGGATTGCCAAGACCGGCTGGAACATCGATGTGGCGGCCGGCGTGCCGGACTGGGCGGACAAGCTCCCCGAGGAGCTGTACTCCGCCGGCCCGGACACCCGCACCGCGACCCCGGTGTTCGACGGTGCGCAGGAAGCCGAGCTGCAGGGCCTGCTGTCCTCGACCCTGGCCAACCGCGACGGCGAGGTCATGGTCAACGGTGACGGCAAGGCGATGCTGTTCGACGGCCGCTCCGGTGAGCCGTTCCCGTACCCGGTGACCGTCGGCTACATGTACATCATGAAGCTGCACCACCTGGTGGACGACAAGATCCACGCGCGTTCCACGGGTCCGTACTCGATGATCACCCAGCAGCCGCTGGGCGGTAAGGCGCAGTTCGGTGGCCAGCGGTTCGGTGAGATGGAGTGCTGGGCCATGCAGGCCTACGGTGCGGCGTACACGCTGCAGGAGCTGCTGACGATCAAGTCCGACGACACCGTCGGGCGCGTCAAGGTCTACGAGGCGATCGTCAAGGGCGAGAACATCCCCGAGCCGGGCATCCCGGAGTCCTTCAAGGTGCTGCTCAAAGAGCTGCAGTCGCTGTGCCTCAACGTTGAGGTGCTGGCGAAGGACGGTGCGGCGATCGAGCTGCGCGAAGGCGAGGACGAGGACCTGGAGCGGGCAGCCGCCAACCTGGGAATCAACCTGTCCCGCAACGAATCCGCCTCGGTTGAGGACCTGGCTTAA
- a CDS encoding winged helix-turn-helix transcriptional regulator: MAASKNGVTDCPIDAALSVISGRWKGTILWRLADGPMRTAELRRSIPGITERMLIRHLHELVADGIIDRHDAGTVPPCVHYSISEYGRTLTPVLAQLCDWGRLHLSR; this comes from the coding sequence GTGGCGGCATCGAAAAACGGTGTCACCGACTGCCCGATCGACGCCGCACTGTCGGTCATCAGCGGTCGCTGGAAGGGCACCATCTTGTGGCGCCTGGCCGACGGGCCGATGCGCACCGCCGAGCTGCGGCGCAGCATCCCGGGCATCACCGAACGGATGCTCATCCGTCATCTGCACGAGCTCGTGGCCGACGGCATCATCGACCGCCACGACGCCGGGACGGTGCCGCCGTGCGTGCACTATTCGATCTCCGAGTACGGGAGGACGCTGACCCCGGTGCTGGCTCAGCTGTGCGATTGGGGCCGTCTGCACCTTTCGCGTTGA
- a CDS encoding DUF1772 domain-containing protein produces MKQCVEILAILVVGTLVGAEFAVAAFVRPILGRLSDDAFWAARADGARLLGRVMPFWYLTSFALLVGAAAVAGAQRWLIGAGAGLMVVVVLMSVLVLVPINNRIAAWRGTEEVSRELAARWDGLHWVRVALLAVTFAVLVTGVLNA; encoded by the coding sequence GTGAAGCAATGTGTGGAGATTCTCGCGATATTGGTGGTCGGGACCCTGGTGGGCGCGGAGTTCGCGGTGGCCGCGTTCGTGCGCCCGATCCTCGGGCGACTGTCCGACGACGCGTTCTGGGCCGCCCGCGCTGATGGCGCCCGGCTGCTCGGGCGGGTGATGCCGTTCTGGTACCTGACCTCGTTCGCGCTGCTGGTGGGGGCCGCCGCCGTAGCGGGTGCGCAGCGGTGGCTCATCGGTGCCGGGGCGGGCCTGATGGTGGTCGTCGTGCTGATGTCGGTGCTGGTGTTGGTGCCGATCAACAACCGCATCGCGGCCTGGCGCGGCACCGAGGAGGTGTCCCGCGAGCTGGCGGCCCGCTGGGACGGGCTGCACTGGGTGCGGGTGGCGCTGCTGGCGGTCACCTTCGCGGTGCTGGTGACCGGCGTGCTGAACGCCTGA
- a CDS encoding ROK family protein, translating into MAAILALDVGGTKIAVGLADADGSLTYTATLPTRADQGTEVVWSVVAELIDGALERAGGQVDAVGIGSAGPIDVNAGTVSPVNIAGWRGFALRDRVAAAVPGVPVRLGGDGVCMALGEYRHGAGRGTRSMLGMVVSTGVGGGLVVDGAPLHGRTGNAGHVGHVVVDPDGERCRCGGRGCVETVASGPAMVRWALANGWTPEGSLADAKALAAAAEAGDPVALRAFRRGTDALAVMLTSVGAVCDLDLVVIGGGVARSGALLFDPLRTALAERAGLDFLVGLRVVPAELGGDAGLVGAAVLATLR; encoded by the coding sequence ATGGCGGCCATCCTCGCGCTGGATGTCGGCGGCACCAAGATCGCCGTCGGGCTGGCCGACGCCGACGGATCCCTGACCTACACCGCCACTCTGCCGACCCGGGCCGATCAGGGCACCGAGGTGGTGTGGTCGGTGGTGGCCGAGCTGATCGACGGCGCCCTGGAACGGGCGGGTGGACAGGTGGACGCGGTCGGCATCGGCTCGGCCGGACCCATCGACGTCAACGCCGGAACCGTCAGCCCGGTCAACATTGCGGGCTGGCGCGGGTTCGCCCTACGTGACCGGGTGGCCGCCGCAGTGCCCGGGGTTCCGGTCCGCTTGGGCGGCGACGGCGTCTGCATGGCGCTCGGCGAATACCGGCACGGCGCCGGGCGCGGCACCCGGTCCATGCTGGGCATGGTGGTCTCGACCGGCGTGGGCGGCGGACTGGTGGTCGATGGCGCGCCGTTGCACGGCCGGACGGGCAACGCGGGGCATGTCGGGCACGTGGTCGTCGACCCCGATGGGGAGCGGTGCCGCTGCGGTGGCCGCGGCTGCGTGGAGACCGTCGCCTCCGGGCCGGCGATGGTGCGCTGGGCGCTCGCCAACGGGTGGACACCGGAAGGGTCTTTGGCCGATGCGAAGGCGCTCGCCGCGGCCGCCGAAGCCGGTGACCCGGTGGCGCTGCGGGCTTTTCGGCGCGGCACCGACGCGCTGGCGGTGATGCTCACCTCGGTGGGGGCGGTGTGCGACCTGGATCTGGTGGTGATCGGCGGGGGAGTGGCCCGCTCCGGTGCCTTGTTGTTCGACCCGCTGCGGACCGCGCTGGCCGAGCGTGCCGGGTTGGACTTCCTGGTCGGTCTGCGGGTGGTGCCCGCCGAACTCGGCGGCGACGCCGGATTGGTGGGGGCGGCCGTGCTGGCCACCCTGCGTTGA
- a CDS encoding ABC transporter ATP-binding protein, which produces MGVAIEVQGLTKSFGSARIWEDVSMTIPEGEVSVLLGPSGTGKSVFLKSLIGLLRPERGSIVIDGTDILQCSAKELYEIRTLFGVLFQDGALFGSMNIYDNTAFPLREHTKKSEKEIRDIVMEKLEMVGMPNDGYKFPGEISGGMRKRAGLARALVLDPQIILCDEPDSGLDPVRTAYLSQLLIDINAQIDATILIVTHNINIARTVPDNIGMLFRKELVMFGPREVLLTSDEPVVRQFLNGRRIGPIGMSEEKDQATAAAEEAMIAAGQSDGGVEEIEGVPPQLSATPGLPDRKGVARRQARVREILHTLPPNAQAAIRDELEGTHKYAVHEFPADEEAPTASIPTPPG; this is translated from the coding sequence ATGGGTGTCGCCATCGAGGTACAAGGGCTTACCAAGTCCTTCGGATCGGCCCGGATTTGGGAAGACGTCTCCATGACGATTCCCGAGGGAGAGGTCAGCGTCCTGCTCGGGCCCTCCGGCACCGGCAAGTCCGTGTTCTTGAAGTCGCTGATCGGCCTGTTGCGCCCCGAGCGCGGTTCGATCGTCATCGACGGCACCGACATCCTGCAGTGTTCCGCCAAGGAGCTCTACGAGATCCGCACGCTGTTCGGCGTGCTGTTCCAGGACGGCGCGCTGTTCGGGTCGATGAACATCTACGACAACACCGCCTTCCCGCTGCGGGAGCACACCAAGAAATCCGAGAAGGAAATCCGTGACATCGTCATGGAGAAGCTCGAGATGGTCGGTATGCCCAACGACGGCTACAAGTTCCCGGGTGAGATCTCCGGTGGTATGCGCAAGCGTGCCGGCCTGGCCCGCGCCCTGGTGCTCGACCCGCAGATCATCCTCTGCGACGAGCCAGACTCCGGCCTGGACCCGGTCCGCACGGCGTACCTGAGCCAGCTGCTGATCGACATCAACGCCCAGATCGACGCCACCATCCTGATCGTTACGCACAACATCAACATCGCGCGCACCGTGCCGGACAACATCGGGATGCTGTTCCGCAAGGAGCTGGTGATGTTCGGCCCCCGCGAGGTGCTGTTGACCTCCGACGAGCCGGTGGTGCGCCAGTTCCTCAACGGCCGCCGGATCGGTCCGATCGGCATGTCCGAGGAGAAAGACCAGGCGACCGCCGCAGCCGAGGAAGCGATGATCGCGGCCGGGCAGAGTGACGGCGGCGTCGAGGAAATCGAGGGCGTGCCGCCGCAGCTGAGCGCGACCCCCGGCCTGCCGGACCGCAAGGGTGTGGCGCGGCGCCAGGCCCGGGTGCGCGAGATCCTGCACACCCTTCCGCCCAACGCTCAGGCGGCCATCCGGGACGAGCTCGAGGGCACCCACAAGTACGCCGTACACGAGTTCCCGGCAGACGAAGAGGCTCCCACGGCGTCGATCCCGACCCCGCCGGGCTGA